In the Nitrogeniibacter aestuarii genome, one interval contains:
- a CDS encoding ParA family protein gives MKTLAIANQKGGVGKTTVARNLMFWAVERGLRTLAVDLDPQRNFTKTLLSLRERNLDLEAVPEPQALATHLFASDQDPVPMDCGQGAALIAATRDLVDVAAMPLEALHEPRAALGRLAEGFDLCILDTAPTLGSPLYAALIAADCVLCPCTVDQDATDGLQDLMSDIARVQQLGWNPSLKLLGVLANNVNRRRAFDMQGLTALKDALPQLMLSNTLFERAATKYAKDHGVWQSLRGESTSRAAVEMKAACKEIMDKMGVPYGRKRRIK, from the coding sequence ATGAAAACCCTTGCGATTGCGAACCAGAAAGGCGGCGTCGGTAAGACGACAGTCGCTCGCAATCTGATGTTCTGGGCCGTCGAACGTGGCCTGCGAACGCTGGCGGTGGACCTGGATCCACAACGCAACTTCACGAAAACACTTCTTTCACTGCGTGAGCGCAATCTCGATCTTGAGGCTGTGCCGGAGCCGCAAGCGCTCGCCACGCACTTGTTTGCATCTGATCAAGATCCGGTGCCCATGGATTGTGGTCAGGGAGCGGCGCTCATCGCTGCGACCCGCGACCTCGTCGACGTAGCGGCAATGCCGCTCGAAGCTCTCCATGAGCCGCGCGCGGCGTTGGGCAGGCTTGCTGAGGGCTTCGATCTTTGCATTCTCGATACCGCGCCAACGCTCGGAAGCCCGCTATATGCAGCACTGATTGCCGCGGATTGCGTCCTGTGCCCGTGCACGGTTGATCAGGATGCAACCGATGGTCTGCAGGACTTGATGTCAGATATTGCTCGTGTCCAGCAGCTTGGATGGAATCCTTCTCTCAAGCTGCTCGGAGTTCTGGCGAATAACGTCAATCGGCGTCGGGCGTTCGATATGCAAGGCCTCACTGCGCTGAAAGATGCCCTACCCCAGCTGATGCTCTCCAATACCCTGTTTGAACGGGCGGCGACGAAATACGCAAAAGATCATGGGGTTTGGCAATCACTGCGTGGTGAGAGTACGTCTCGCGCGGCGGTGGAAATGAAAGCTGCGTGTAAAGAAATCATGGACAAAATGGGGGTGCCCTATGGCCGAAAGCGGCGCATCAAGTAA